One part of the Arabidopsis thaliana chromosome 4, partial sequence genome encodes these proteins:
- the SHB1 gene encoding EXS (ERD1/XPR1/SYG1) family protein (SHORT HYPOCOTYL UNDER BLUE1 (SHB1); CONTAINS InterPro DOMAIN/s: EXS, C-terminal (InterPro:IPR004342), SPX, N-terminal (InterPro:IPR004331); BEST Arabidopsis thaliana protein match is: EXS (ERD1/XPR1/SYG1) family protein (TAIR:AT1G35350.1); Has 1169 Blast hits to 1111 proteins in 205 species: Archae - 2; Bacteria - 6; Metazoa - 265; Fungi - 425; Plants - 309; Viruses - 0; Other Eukaryotes - 162 (source: NCBI BLink).), with translation MRFGKEFVSQMIPEWQEAYIDYAYLKTILQDIQASRNRSDSNNQSSTPSFARNLTRRYNRDALVSENHDIVVNTVTRLEEGLETAAYETTFLKAGEAGGDFEVTFFRTLDREFNKVNNFYRLKVETARTEALALNKQMDALIAFRHKVMDQNQKNPSVFDSVSEDINGSASEVGSSSKCTEHNVALADLMRNEDTSNESILERIRMNKTREITPLSAIKTILKVHKQDELKFTRDNLKEVEKRLQVAFIEFYQKLRHLKNYSFLNASAVSKIMKKYDKIAKRNAAKLYMEMVDKSFLSSSEEVHKLLLKVESIFIEHFSNSNRREGMSHLRPKINKERHLITFSTGFFFGCGISLIVALGLIIHARNIMGTPGQRTYMETMFPLYRFFGFVVLHMDVYAANIYFWRRYRVNYSFIFGFKQGTELGYRHVLLLSFGLGTLSLCAVLLNLDMEMDAQTKDYRLVTELIPLFLLVLVIIIVLCPFNILYRSSRFFFLSVLFRCIAAPFYAVHLPDFFLGDQLTSQVQALRSLEFYICYYGFGDFRYRRRNTCTSNIGFRTFYFIVAVIPYWLRFLQCIRRMVEDRDLSHGYNGIKYLLTIVAASLRTAYTLNRGSNWNITAWVFSGVATFYGTYWDIVLDWGLLQRGCKNSFLRDKLLVPHKTVYYAAMVLNVLLRLVWLQTVLDLKFSFLHRETMVALMACLEIIRRGIWNFFRLENEHLNNVGRYRAFKTVPLPFNYEEDGDHHNN, from the exons ATGAGGTTTGGGAAAGAGTTTGTGTCTCAGATGATCCCAGAATGGCAAGAAGCTTATATAGATTACGCTTACCTCAAAACCATTCTTCAAGACATCCAAGCTTCCCGGAATAGGTCAGATTCCAATAACCAGAGCAGTACTCCTTCCTTCGCACGTAACCTAACCAGACGGTACAACCGCGACGCCTTGGTCTCTGAGAATCACGACATTGTGGTCAACACTGTGACACGGCTCGAAGAAGGGCTCGAGACGGCGGCTTACGAGACTACGTTTTTAAAGGCCGGAGAAGCAGGTGGCGACTTTGAGGTTACCTTTTTTAGAACCCTAGATCGAGAATTCAACAAGGTAAATAACTTTTACAGGCTGAAAGTGGAGACAGCTAGAACTGAGGCTCTGGCTCTGAACAAACAAATGGATGCTTTGATTGCTTTCAGACACAAAGTCATGGATCAGAATCAGAAGAACCCTTCTGTCTTTGATTCAGTTTCAGAAGACATCAATGGCTCAGCTTCTGAGGTTGGATCATCTTCAAAGTGTACAGAACACA ATGTGGCGTTAGCTGATCTTATGAGGAACGAAGATACATCGAATGAGAGTATTCTTGAGCGCATCAGGATGAACAAAACTCGAGAAATAACTCCTCTGTCCGCAATTAAAACTATACTCAAGGTCCATAAGCAGGACGAGCTCAAATTCACAAGAGATAATCTCAAGGAAGTGGAAAAGCGACTTCAGGTAGCGTTCATTGAGTTTTATCAGAAGCTTCGACATCTTAAAAACTACAGCTTCTTGAACGCTTCCGCTGTTTCCAAGATCATGAAGAAGTATGATAAG ATAGCCAAAAGAAATGCTGCGAAACTGTATATGGAGATGGTCGATAAATCTTTCCTCAGTAGCTCCGAAGAA GTTCATAAGTTGTTGCTAAAGGTTGAATCTATTTTCATTGAACATTTCTCCAATTCAAATCGGAGGGAAGGGATGAGCCATTTaagaccaaaaataaataaagaacgTCATCTTATAACGTTTTCCACCG gcTTCTTTTTCGGCTGTGGTATTTCTCTCATTGTAGCTCTGGGTTTGATCATCCATGCTCGTAATATCATGGGTACACCGGGACAAAGAACTTATATGGAAACAATGTTCCCTCTTTACAG gttttttgggtttgtagTTTTGCACATGGACGTGTACGCTGCTAATATCTACTTCTGGAGGCGATACCGTGTGAATTACTCCTTCATCTTTGGATTCAAACAAGGCACTGAACTTGGTTATAGACATGTTCTACTTCTCAGCTTTGGTCTTGGTACACTTTCTTTATGTGCTGTCTTATTAAACCTTGACATGGAAATGGATGCTCAAACAAAAGATTACAGATTAGTCACCGAACTTATCCCCCTCTTTCTTCTCGTA TTAGTGATTATCATTGTTCTCTGCCCCTTTAACATTTTGTATCGGTCAAGCcgattcttcttcctctcggTTCTGTTCCGCTGCATTGCTGCACCATTTTACGCG GTGCATCTTCCGGACTTTTTCTTGGGAGATCAACTAACAAGCCAG GTTCAAGCACTGAGGAGTCTAGAGTTCTACATATGCTACTATGGTTTTGGAGATTTCAGATATAGACGACGAAACACCTGCACATCAAATATTGGATTCAGAACATTCTACTTCATCGTCGCCGTTATACCTTACTGGTTACGGTTTCTTCAGTGCATCCGAAGAATGGTGGAAGACAGAGATCTGAGTCATGGCTACAATGGCATCAAATACCTTTTGACCATCGTTGCTGCTTCTCTTAGAACAGCTTATACTCTAAACCGAGGAAGCAACTGGAATATCACAGCTTGGGTTTTCTCAGGAGTTGCAACGTTTTACGGAACTTACTGGGACATTGTTCTTGACTGGGGATTGCTTCAAAGAGGATGTAAGAATAGTTTCTTGAGAGACAAGCTTCTTGTTCCTCACAAAACCGTGTACTACGCTGCAATG GTCCTGAATGTTTTGTTGAGGTTAGTGTGGTTGCAAACAGTTTTGGATCTGAAATTCTCTTTCTTGCATAGAGAAACTATGGTCGCGCTTATGGCTTGCCTTGAGATCATACGCAGAGGTATCTGGAACTTCTTTAG GCTGGAGAATGAGCATTTGAACAACGTTGGGAGATACAGGGCGTTCAAAACTGTCCCGTTACCGTTCAACTacgaagaagatggagatcaTCATAACAATTAG
- the TBL18 gene encoding TRICHOME BIREFRINGENCE-LIKE 18 (TRICHOME BIREFRINGENCE-LIKE 18 (TBL18); INVOLVED IN: biological_process unknown; EXPRESSED IN: 22 plant structures; EXPRESSED DURING: 13 growth stages; CONTAINS InterPro DOMAIN/s: Protein of unknown function DUF231, plant (InterPro:IPR004253); BEST Arabidopsis thaliana protein match is: Plant protein of unknown function (DUF828) (TAIR:AT5G51640.1); Has 1342 Blast hits to 1320 proteins in 31 species: Archae - 0; Bacteria - 0; Metazoa - 0; Fungi - 0; Plants - 1339; Viruses - 0; Other Eukaryotes - 3 (source: NCBI BLink).), producing MAFGSPRNNSILAAAGFPRKVSTVAIAIGGLASFFVFGLLLRLSYPNSSSVGGIFYGIGNPEQVHVPLSLSNHTVNILQKSSDINAFDKNLTSDSSSGLPVVVSKSIPPPDFSSDRKLETPLTQEKEDLVSSDITEKTDVQSGERETNVSKAEDTPSASSPPDDVSETASAEPECDLYQGSWFYDPGGPLYTNNSCPVLTQMQNCQGNGRPDKGYENWRWKPSQCELPRFDARKFLELMKGKTLAFIGDSVARNQMESMLCLLWQVETPVNRGSRKMQRWYFKQSSVMIARIWSSWLVHQFNEKFDYAPEGVTKLKLDLPDERIMEAIPKFDVVVLSSGHWFAKQSVYILKEEIVGGQLWWPDKSKPMKVNNVDAFGISVETILKSMATHPNYSGLTIVRTFSPDHYEGGAWNTGGSCTGKEEPILPGKLVKNGFTEIMHEKQATGYNQAVDKVAENLKLKLKLMDITEAFGYRHDGHPGPFRSPDPNKITKRGPDGRPPPQDCLHWCMPGPVDTWNEMVLELIRRDRKSSST from the exons ATGGCTTTTGGTTCTCCTAGGAATAATTCTATATTAGCTGCGGCTGGATTTCCTCGGAAAGTGTCTACAGTTGCAATTGCTATTGGTGGTTTGGCATCATTCTTTGTTTTCGGATTGTTGCTTCGTCTTTCGTATCCGAATAGTTCTTCAGTTGGTGGCATATTTTATGGGATAGGGAATCCTGAACAAGTTCATGTCCCTTTATCTTTGAGCAACCATACTGTCAATATCCTTCAGAAGAGTAGTGACATCAATGCGTTTGATAAAAATCTGACTTCTGATTCTAGCTCTGGCTTACCTGTTGTTGTTAGCAAAAGTATACCACCTCCAGATTTCAGTAGTGATAGGAAGTTGGAGACACCTTTGacacaagaaaaagaggatTTGGTTTCTTCGGATATAACTGAAAAGACTGATGTTCAATCAGGTGAACGTGAAACCAATGTTTCCAAGGCTGAAGACACTCCAAGTGCATCATCTCCTCCAGATGATGTCTCTGAAACTGCTTCAGCAGAACCAG AGTGTGATTTGTATCAAGGTAGTTGGTTTTATGATCCTGGGGGACCTCTCTACACGAACAACTCTTGCCCTGTCCTGACGCAGATGCAGAATTGCCAGGGAAATGGAAGACCTGACAAGGGATATGAGAACTGGAGATGGAAACCGTCTCAGTGTGAGCTTCCTCGGTTTGATGCCAGAAAATTTCTTGAACTTATGAAAGGCAAGACACTGGCCTTTATAGGAGATTCAGTAGCTCGTAATCAGATGGAGTCCATGTTGTGCCTTCTTTGGCAG GTTGAAACACCAGTCAATCGTGGGAGCCGAAAGATGCAGAGATGGTATTTTAAGCAATCATCAGTAATGATTGCCCGTATTTGGTCATCTTGGCTTGTTCATCAGTTCAACGAAAAATTCGATTATGCTCCTGAAGGTGTCACAAAACTAAAGCTGGATCTTCCTGATGAGCGCATAATGGAAGCTATCCCGAAATTCGACGTGGTTGTCCTCTCATCAGGGCACTGGTTTGCAAAGCAGTCTGTCTACATATTGAAAGAAGAGATCGTGGGAGGCCAATTATGGTGGCCAGACAAATCAAAACCCATGAAAGTCAATAACGTGGATGCATTTGGAATATCAGTTGAAACAATCCTTAAGTCCATGGCTACACACCCGAACTACAGCGGTTTGACCATTGTGAGAACATTCTCACCTGATCATTACGAAGGTGGTGCTTGGAACACAGGTGGATCATGCACGGGGAAAGAAGAACCCATCCTTCCAGGGAAGCTAGTGAAAAACGGATTCACAGAGATAATGCATGAGAAGCAAGCGACAGGATATAACCAAGCCGTCGATAAAGTCGCGGAGAATTTGAAGCTAAAACTAAAGCTGATGGATATCACAGAGGCATTTGGATATCGCCATGATGGTCATCCTGGTCCATTCAGAAGTCCTGACCCTAACAAGATCACTAAACGGGGACCAGACGGACGGCCTCCACCTCAGGACTGCTTGCACTGGTGCATGCCAGGACCAGTCGATACATGGAACGAAATGGTCTTGGAGCTCATAAGGAGAGACAGGAAAAGCTCATCAACTTGA
- a CDS encoding Double Clp-N motif protein (Double Clp-N motif protein; FUNCTIONS IN: ATP binding; INVOLVED IN: protein metabolic process; LOCATED IN: thylakoid, plastid stroma, chloroplast stroma, chloroplast, chloroplast envelope; EXPRESSED IN: 22 plant structures; EXPRESSED DURING: 13 growth stages; CONTAINS InterPro DOMAIN/s: Clp, N-terminal (InterPro:IPR004176); BEST Arabidopsis thaliana protein match is: Double Clp-N motif protein (TAIR:AT4G12060.1); Has 30201 Blast hits to 17322 proteins in 780 species: Archae - 12; Bacteria - 1396; Metazoa - 17338; Fungi - 3422; Plants - 5037; Viruses - 0; Other Eukaryotes - 2996 (source: NCBI BLink).), producing MASYTVSFIPLTLSNPRIFVSRQNGSPSSSSRIPLTSSLLGKKLLATQPSHRCFVPKLRCLTSASTVLNVPIAQPENGSSDKIPKWSARAIKSLAMGELEARKLKYPSTGTEAILMGILVEGTSTVAKFLRGNGVTLFKVRDETLSLLGKSDMYFFSPEHPPLTEPAQKAIAWAIDEKNKSDVDGELTTAYLLLGVWSQKDSAGRQILEKLGFNEDKAKEVEKSMNEDVDLSFKKQGQ from the exons ATGGCGTCGTACACAGTCTCCTTTATCCCTTTGACGCTCTCTAATCCTCGGATCTTTGTTTCGAGACAGAATGGATCTCCCTCGTCTTCTTCTCGGATTCCTCTAACGTCTTCTCTGTTAGGTAAGAAGCTTCTGGCGACACAACCGTCGCATCGCTGCTTCGTCCCCAAGCTCCGGTGCTTGACCTCGGCCAGCACGGTCTTAAACGTCCCTATTGC GCAACCGGAGAATGGTTCTTCGGATAAGATCCCAAA aTGGTCGGCGAGAGCTATAAAGTCACTTGCAATGGGAGAATTGGAGGCTAGGAAGCTCAAGTATCCAAGTACCGGGACCGAAGCCATTCTCATGGGTATTTTAGTCGAAG gCACTAGCACAGTTGCTAAGTTCCTGAGGGGGAATGGAGTCACACTTTTCAAGGTTCGAGATGAGACGTTAAGCCTGCTGGGGAAATCAGACATGTACTTTTTCAGCCCAGAGCATCCTCCTCTAACTGAGCCGGCTCAAAAGGCCATTGCCTGGGCCATTGATGAGAAGAATAAATCTG ATGTGGATGGGGAACTAACCACGGCCTACTTGCTTCTGGGGGTTTGGTCTCAAAAGGATTCAGCAGGCCGCCAGATTTTGGAGAAGCTCGGGTTTAACGAAGATAAAGCCAAAGAAGTTGAGAAATCG ATGAATGAAGATGTAGATTTGAGCTTCAAGAAACAAGGTCAATAG
- the SAP10 gene encoding stress-associated protein 10 (stress-associated protein 10 (SAP10); FUNCTIONS IN: DNA binding, zinc ion binding; INVOLVED IN: biological_process unknown; LOCATED IN: cellular_component unknown; EXPRESSED IN: 6 plant structures; EXPRESSED DURING: 4 anthesis, petal differentiation and expansion stage; CONTAINS InterPro DOMAIN/s: Zinc finger, AN1-type (InterPro:IPR000058), Zinc finger, A20-type (InterPro:IPR002653); BEST Arabidopsis thaliana protein match is: A20/AN1-like zinc finger family protein (TAIR:AT4G22820.2); Has 1084 Blast hits to 1007 proteins in 145 species: Archae - 2; Bacteria - 0; Metazoa - 503; Fungi - 9; Plants - 445; Viruses - 6; Other Eukaryotes - 119 (source: NCBI BLink).) yields the protein MVNETEALPCEGGCGLYGTRVNNNLCSLCYKKSVLQHSPALRFEPETEQSQCCPPTNSPAVEEEPVKKRRCGICKRKVGMLGFKCRCGHMFCGSHRYPEEHSCPFDYKQSGRLALATQLPLIRADKLQRF from the coding sequence atggtgaACGAAACAGAAGCATTACCATGCGAGGGAGGCTGTGGACTCTACGGCACCCGAGTGAACAACAATCTATGCTCTCTCTGCTACAAAAAGAGTGTTCTTCAACACTCGCCCGCTTTAAGATTCGAACCCGAGACCGAGCAATCACAGTGTTGCCCTCCTACGAATAGTCCCGCCGTTGAAGAAGAACCGGTCAAAAAAAGGAGATGTGGGATATGTAAGAGGAAGGTAGGAATGTTGGGATTCAAGTGTAGATGTGGACACATGTTTTGCGGGTCACATCGTTATCCGGAGGAGCATTCTTGTCCCTTTGATTACAAACAATCTGGACGGCTCGCCTTGGCCACACAGTTGCCTTTGATCAGAGCTGACAAGTTGCAGAGGTTTTAG
- a CDS encoding Protein kinase superfamily protein (Protein kinase superfamily protein; FUNCTIONS IN: protein serine/threonine kinase activity, protein kinase activity, kinase activity, ATP binding; INVOLVED IN: protein amino acid phosphorylation; LOCATED IN: plasma membrane; EXPRESSED IN: 14 plant structures; EXPRESSED DURING: 6 growth stages; CONTAINS InterPro DOMAIN/s: Protein kinase, ATP binding site (InterPro:IPR017441), Protein kinase, catalytic domain (InterPro:IPR000719), Serine-threonine/tyrosine-protein kinase (InterPro:IPR001245), Protein kinase-like domain (InterPro:IPR011009), Serine/threonine-protein kinase, active site (InterPro:IPR008271); BEST Arabidopsis thaliana protein match is: Protein kinase superfamily protein (TAIR:AT5G51770.1); Has 74320 Blast hits to 73880 proteins in 2363 species: Archae - 62; Bacteria - 7606; Metazoa - 25322; Fungi - 4973; Plants - 27643; Viruses - 173; Other Eukaryotes - 8541 (source: NCBI BLink).) produces MPSRSISAPVPVLAPAPIVSSLVPAAPSGHQNKTTRIFPPFVVAGAGAGFSLFITLSVCFCKFSRKRSSPPAENASSSPRRPSPREFSYSSLRRATGSFSQANRLGQGGFGVVFRGTISGGENVAVKVMDSGSLQGEGEFQNELFFAAKLDSPHVVPVIGFSHDRKRRRLLLVYKLMDNGNLQDALLHRRCPELMDWNRRFLVAVNIADGIKHLHSLEPPVIHGDIKPSNVLLDSLFSAKIADFGLARLKAEQVEISVAPERDGDGSMVEEVESVVTTVTGYEDFNFGLVDQSPESVAKVPGSVSASPEATTVVSVSPEMGEKTDEDGGSVVVMKKGKESESKDWWWKQESNVERGRVKEYVMQWIGSEVKKERPSRSDWIEAAALSSSSSKKLEKKTSKRLDWWLSLEEEDENKKKKKRRMVREWWKDEYRRELAKKRKKKKKMTLEAEFCSDDGSSSVSQWRQVLGMLKGEVNLPELPSEFSPSPPLKTTRKQRR; encoded by the exons ATGCCGTCACGATCAATCTCGGCACCGGTTCCGGTTCTTGCTCCGGCTCCGATCGTTTCCTCTTTAGTCCCAGCAGCGCCGTCAGGACATCAGAATAAGACAACGCGAATCTTTCCACCGTTCGTGGTGGCTGGAGCCGGCGCcggtttctctcttttcatcaCTCTCTCCGTCTGTTTCTGTAAATTCAGCCGGAAACGTTCATCACCTCCGGCGGAAAACGCTTCCTCTTCGCCTCGGAGACCGTCGCCACGTGAGTTTTCATATTCGTCTCTCCGTCGCGCCACCGGTTCTTTCTCGCAGGCGAATAGACTAGGTCAGGGCGGATTTGGCGTCGTGTTTCGTGGAACTATCTCCGGCGGCGAGAATGTAGCTGTTAAAGTAATGGATTCAGGATCTCTTCAAGGAGAAGGTGAGTTTCAGAACGAGTTGTTCTTCGCCGCCAAGCTTGACTCGCCTCACGTTGTCCCTGTTATTGGTTTCTCTCATGATcgaaaacgacgacgtttgcTTCTTGTTTACAAGCTTATGGACAATGGTAATCTCCAAGACGCCTTGCTTCACCGGAGATGCCCTGAGCTTATGGATTGGAATCGGAGGTTTTTGGTTGCCGTTAACATTGCCGATGGGATTAAGCATCTTCATAGTCTTGAACCACCTGTGATTCATGGTGATATTAAGCCTAGCAATGTTCTATTAGATAGTCTCTTCTCTGCCAAAATCGCTGATTTTGGTTTGGCTAGGTTGAAAGCAGAGCAAGTGGAGATTAGTGTAGCTCCGGAGCGTGATGGTGATGGATCTATGGTTGAAGAAGTAGAGAGTGTGGTAACTACTGTGACTGGTTATGAAGATTTTAACTTTGGGTTGGTTGATCAGTCTCCGGAGAGTGTTGCTAAGGTTCCTGGGTCTGTGAGTGCTTCTCCTGAGGCGACGACGgttgtctctgtttctccgGAAATGGGAGAGAAAACGGATGAGGATGGTGGTAGTGTTGTGGTGATGAAGAAGGGGAAAGAGAGTGAGAGCAAAGATTGGTGGTGGAAGCAGGAGAGCAATGTTGAAAGAGGGAGAGTGAAAGAGTATGTAATGCAATGGATTGGTTCAGAGGTAAAGAAGGAGAGACCAAGCAGAAGTGATTGGATTGAGGCGGCAgctttgtcttcttcgtcaAGTAAGAAACTTGAGAAGAAGACTAGCAAGAGACTAGATTGGTGGTTGTCATTGGAGGAAGAGGatgagaataagaagaagaagaagcggagGATGGTTAGAGAGTGGTGGAAAGATGAGTATCGTAGAGAACTCGctaagaaaaggaagaagaagaagaagatgactttaGAAGCCGAGTTTTGTAGTGATGATGGGAGTAGTAGTGTGAGTCAATGGCGGC AGGTCTTGGGAATGCTTAAAGGAGAAGTGAATCTACCAGAGTTGCCTAGTGAGTTCTCACCATCGCCACCATTAAAGACAACGAGGAAGCAGCGCCGTTGA